The Clostridioides sp. ES-S-0010-02 genome window below encodes:
- a CDS encoding ribosome maturation factor RimP yields the protein MKKDLEVAIEEIVTKITDEHGFEMVDVEYVKEAGEYYLRVYIDKEEGISLNECELVSRELSPILDEKDPIKENYFLEVSSPGLDKALKKDRDFARYQGRDVDLKLYKPLNGCKQFEGELVGLTEDNNIKIIINGEEMEFNRKDVAIVRLAIKF from the coding sequence ATGAAAAAAGATTTAGAAGTAGCAATTGAAGAAATTGTAACTAAAATAACGGATGAACATGGATTTGAAATGGTTGATGTTGAATATGTAAAAGAAGCGGGAGAATACTACTTAAGAGTATACATAGATAAAGAAGAAGGAATATCTTTAAACGAATGTGAATTAGTTAGTAGAGAACTAAGCCCAATATTAGACGAAAAAGACCCTATAAAAGAGAATTATTTCTTAGAAGTATCTTCTCCAGGGCTTGATAAAGCACTAAAAAAAGACAGAGATTTTGCTAGATACCAAGGTAGAGATGTAGATTTAAAATTATATAAACCATTAAATGGATGTAAACAATTTGAAGGTGAACTTGTAGGATTAACAGAAGACAATAATATAAAAATCATTATAAATGGTGAAGAAATGGAATTTAATAGAAAAGATGTTGCTATTGTTAGATTAGCAATAAAGTTTTAG
- the rbfA gene encoding 30S ribosome-binding factor RbfA — MASYNRTRRIAEEIRKVVSTMLINGVKDPRITSLVSVTDVEVTNDLRYAYVYVSILGGDEESTLAGLKSAGGYIRREVGKNIKLRYIPEIIFKLDDSIEKGMYMDSLIKRVNEKNTQKNEDENYDE, encoded by the coding sequence ATGGCATCATATAATAGAACAAGAAGAATTGCAGAAGAAATAAGAAAAGTAGTAAGCACTATGCTTATAAATGGAGTAAAAGACCCTAGAATAACATCTTTGGTAAGTGTAACTGATGTAGAAGTTACAAATGACCTAAGATATGCTTATGTATATGTAAGTATTCTAGGTGGAGATGAAGAATCCACATTAGCAGGACTTAAGAGTGCTGGAGGGTATATAAGAAGAGAAGTAGGAAAAAATATAAAGCTTAGATATATTCCTGAGATAATATTTAAACTTGATGATTCAATAGAAAAAGGAATGTATATGGATAGCCTTATAAAGAGAGTAAATGAAAAAAATACTCAAAAAAATGAGGATGAAAATTATGATGAATAA
- the nusA gene encoding transcription termination/antitermination protein NusA, with amino-acid sequence MNHEFMEALNELVVDRGIDKEILIDTIEQALLTAYKKNFGSAQNVRVEFDRDKGDIKVFSQRVVVDESDLYDTFLEIELADAREINPNYELGDIIEHEVTPKNFGRIAAQTAKQVVVQRIREAEREIVYNEFIEKENEIVTGEVARANKNIVYVNLGRIEGIMTQSEQIPFENYKAGQKIKFYILEVKKTNKGPQIVVSRSHPGLVKRLFEEEVPEIYEGIVQIKSVAREAGSRTKMAVRSIDEKIDPIGACVGPKGLRVKNIVDELGDEKIDIIKYSENPAEFISAALSPSKVVKVDINEDEKSALVIVPDYQLSLAIGKEGQNARLAAKLTNWKIDIKSESQAEQEMINLENSKEIEDEGIKAEFINQDELDISDDNFKEEE; translated from the coding sequence ATGAATCATGAATTTATGGAAGCACTAAATGAATTAGTAGTTGATAGAGGTATAGATAAAGAAATACTTATAGATACTATAGAGCAAGCTCTTTTAACTGCATACAAAAAAAACTTTGGTTCAGCACAAAATGTTAGAGTTGAGTTTGATAGAGACAAAGGCGATATAAAGGTGTTTTCTCAAAGAGTAGTTGTCGATGAATCAGACTTGTATGATACTTTCTTAGAAATAGAGTTAGCAGATGCTAGAGAAATAAACCCTAATTATGAACTGGGTGATATTATAGAGCATGAAGTTACACCTAAAAACTTTGGGAGAATTGCAGCTCAGACAGCAAAACAAGTAGTTGTTCAAAGAATAAGAGAAGCTGAGAGAGAAATAGTGTATAATGAATTTATAGAAAAAGAAAATGAAATAGTTACAGGAGAGGTTGCTAGAGCAAATAAAAATATTGTTTATGTAAATCTTGGAAGAATAGAAGGGATAATGACTCAAAGTGAACAAATCCCATTTGAAAATTATAAAGCAGGTCAAAAAATAAAATTCTATATACTTGAAGTTAAAAAGACTAACAAAGGACCTCAAATAGTTGTATCAAGAAGTCATCCAGGTCTAGTAAAGAGATTATTTGAAGAAGAAGTTCCTGAAATATATGAGGGTATAGTTCAAATAAAATCAGTAGCAAGAGAAGCTGGGTCAAGAACTAAAATGGCAGTAAGATCTATAGATGAAAAAATAGACCCAATTGGAGCTTGTGTAGGTCCAAAAGGACTTAGAGTAAAAAATATAGTGGATGAACTTGGTGATGAAAAAATAGATATAATAAAATATAGTGAAAATCCAGCAGAGTTTATATCAGCAGCACTTAGCCCATCAAAAGTTGTTAAAGTAGATATAAATGAAGATGAAAAATCTGCCTTAGTTATTGTTCCAGATTATCAGCTATCACTTGCTATAGGTAAAGAAGGCCAAAATGCAAGACTTGCAGCAAAATTGACAAACTGGAAGATAGATATTAAGAGCGAATCTCAAGCAGAACAAGAAATGATAAATCTTGAAAATTCCAAAGAAATAGAAGATGAGGGTATTAAAGCTGAATTTATCAATCAAGATGAGTTAGATATCTCAGATGATAATTTCAAAGAAGAAGAGTAA
- the infB gene encoding translation initiation factor IF-2, whose translation MSKTRVYQIAEKLNISNEELINKLAELDINVTDKDSVLEGEALELALEVLSEDSSQENGNIIEIDGQLTVQVLATKLDKSPSEIIMKLMKMGTMATINQEINFEIAALAAKDYGFELTVAESDDTEALEIEALMEIEEDNEEDLKPRPPVVTVMGHVDHGKTSLLDAIRKTDVISGEAGGITQHIGASEVKINGQKIVFLDTPGHEAFTSMRARGAQVTDIAILVVAADDGIMPQTVEAINHVKAAGVPLIVAINKIDKPGANPDKVKQELADQGLLVEDWGGEVIAVPVSAKKKEGIDTLLEMVLLVAEIEELRANPNKRAVGTVIEAELDKGRGPVATVLVQGGTLTVGDPIVAGVACGKVRAMINAKGKRVKTAGPSTAVEILGLSEVPQGGDQFVEVPTDKIARSVAARRQQLFRDEMLKSTQRLSLDALFSQMSEGAIKDLNIVIKADVQGSVQAVKQSLEKLSNEEVQVKVIHGGVGAVTESDILLAAASNAIIIGFNVRPVPGAESLGEKENVDIRTYTIIYKAIEDIQAAMTGMLDPEYVDEETGKAEIREIYKISGIGTVAGCYVTNGKIFRNCKIRLVRDSIIIHEGELAALKRFKDDVKEVNSGYECGMSFVNYNDIKEGDIVEAYITKEVERKL comes from the coding sequence GTGTCAAAAACAAGAGTATACCAAATAGCAGAAAAATTAAATATATCAAATGAAGAGCTTATAAATAAGTTAGCTGAATTAGATATTAATGTAACTGACAAAGATTCAGTATTAGAAGGTGAAGCGTTAGAATTAGCACTTGAAGTGTTAAGTGAAGATTCATCTCAAGAAAATGGAAATATTATAGAAATAGATGGACAGTTGACAGTACAAGTATTGGCAACTAAATTAGATAAATCTCCATCAGAAATAATTATGAAGCTTATGAAAATGGGAACTATGGCAACAATAAATCAAGAGATAAATTTTGAGATTGCTGCTTTAGCTGCCAAAGACTATGGATTTGAATTAACAGTAGCAGAAAGTGATGATACAGAAGCTTTAGAAATAGAAGCTTTAATGGAAATTGAAGAAGATAATGAAGAGGATTTAAAACCTAGACCACCAGTTGTTACAGTTATGGGACATGTTGACCATGGTAAAACATCTTTACTAGATGCAATAAGAAAAACTGATGTAATTTCAGGTGAAGCTGGAGGAATAACTCAGCATATAGGTGCTTCAGAAGTTAAAATTAATGGACAAAAAATAGTCTTTTTAGATACACCAGGGCATGAGGCTTTCACATCAATGAGAGCAAGAGGAGCACAAGTTACAGATATAGCAATATTAGTTGTTGCAGCAGATGATGGTATAATGCCTCAAACAGTAGAAGCAATAAACCATGTTAAAGCAGCAGGAGTACCTTTAATAGTTGCTATAAATAAAATAGATAAACCAGGTGCAAACCCAGATAAAGTTAAACAAGAATTAGCAGACCAGGGATTATTAGTTGAAGACTGGGGTGGAGAAGTAATAGCAGTTCCAGTATCAGCTAAGAAAAAAGAAGGAATAGATACACTTTTAGAAATGGTATTGTTGGTTGCTGAAATAGAAGAATTAAGAGCCAATCCAAATAAAAGAGCAGTAGGAACTGTTATAGAAGCTGAGCTTGATAAGGGAAGAGGTCCAGTTGCAACAGTACTTGTTCAGGGTGGTACTCTAACAGTAGGTGATCCAATTGTTGCAGGTGTTGCATGTGGTAAAGTTAGAGCAATGATAAATGCAAAAGGAAAAAGAGTAAAAACAGCAGGTCCATCTACAGCAGTGGAAATATTAGGGCTATCAGAAGTTCCACAAGGTGGAGACCAATTTGTTGAGGTTCCAACAGATAAAATTGCTAGAAGTGTAGCAGCAAGAAGACAACAATTATTTAGAGATGAGATGTTAAAATCAACTCAAAGATTATCACTAGATGCTTTATTTAGTCAAATGAGTGAAGGTGCTATAAAAGACCTTAACATAGTTATAAAAGCAGATGTACAAGGTTCAGTACAAGCAGTTAAACAATCTTTAGAAAAATTATCAAATGAAGAAGTACAGGTTAAAGTAATACATGGAGGTGTTGGAGCTGTAACAGAATCAGATATATTACTTGCAGCAGCCTCTAATGCAATAATAATAGGATTCAATGTAAGACCAGTTCCAGGTGCAGAATCTCTAGGAGAGAAGGAAAATGTTGATATAAGAACATATACTATAATATACAAAGCTATAGAAGATATACAAGCTGCTATGACTGGTATGTTAGACCCTGAATATGTTGATGAAGAAACAGGAAAAGCTGAAATAAGAGAAATATATAAAATATCTGGTATTGGAACAGTAGCTGGATGTTATGTAACTAATGGTAAAATATTTAGAAACTGTAAAATAAGATTAGTTAGAGATAGTATAATAATACATGAAGGTGAACTGGCAGCACTTAAGAGATTTAAAGATGATGTAAAAGAAGTTAATTCTGGATACGAATGTGGTATGAGTTTTGTAAATTATAATGACATAAAAGAAGGCGACATAGTAGAAGCTTATATAACTAAAGAAGTAGAAAGAAAATTATAA
- a CDS encoding ribosomal L7Ae/L30e/S12e/Gadd45 family protein, giving the protein MKNNKEKIHSFLGLATRAGKIVSGDDSTLLDLKKGKVKLILIAEDASNNTKKLFKDKSTFRNIPYLFFSTKDEIGFAIGKSPRAVVGIKDENFAKKIIELIEI; this is encoded by the coding sequence ATGAAAAATAATAAAGAAAAGATACACTCGTTCTTAGGACTCGCAACTCGTGCAGGGAAAATAGTGTCTGGTGATGATTCAACTTTGCTTGACTTAAAAAAAGGAAAAGTAAAATTAATTTTAATTGCAGAAGATGCATCAAATAACACAAAAAAACTTTTTAAAGATAAATCAACTTTTAGAAATATTCCATATCTATTTTTTTCAACAAAAGATGAAATAGGATTTGCAATAGGAAAATCTCCAAGAGCAGTCGTAGGAATAAAAGATGAAAATTTTGCTAAAAAGATAATTGAACTAATAGAAATTTAA
- a CDS encoding PolC-type DNA polymerase III — MESVKEYLDKLEINNSGLGKQLKEVYISRVVYFKENKIVYFYLTSKDIVSHELLDKFREELMYKLDYFKDIKMKIRFTGFERKSNKDVIKKYWNNILYILKYLCPSIAGWYKQVEFLCLDEELKIKLPKGIFYERLIKKNVVHVLKTVLSEELGLDLDITIEKAVDEKVNVERLIRINDREMEEKIRALEIGQINKCEENEEEGYVIKSEVDENLVYGDNANAMIENISGLNASSGTVAVVGDIFDVETKELKNGKILMIASITDYTSSISCKLFLTDTNKDGVLENVKKGAYLKLKGDIVYDTYQREISMMISGIRQEARPERKDTSEEKRVELHAHTQMSSMDAICSVKKLVERAAKWGHPAVAITDHGVVQGFPDAMNAGKANNIKILYGVEGYLVEDDSLIIEDANDKELSQTFVVFDIETTGFSNTNDKITEIGAVKIENFKIVDRFSELINPEKDISYKIQELTGITNELIKDKPTIEEVLPRFMEFVGDSVLVAHNAEFDTGFISQKCREQGIMYNHKKVDTLMLARVMLPKLKRHRLNVVAKELGIPLLNHHRAVDDAEATALIFNKFLQMLTEKGAKTLSDVNNILGKIDYTKLSTNHITLIAKNSIGIKNLYKIISDAHVNHFFRAPRILRSILNEYKEGLIIGSACEAGVVFQAVKKNVSDEEMKKIIDLYDYIEVMPIDNNRFMIDKGEVKDEEELRELNRKLIDTAKRFNKIPVATGDVHFLDKHEAVLRKVLKYSQGFKVDEEETYLHFRTTDEMLEEFSYLGEELAYEVVVENSNLIADMVENIKPIPDDTYPPIIEGSDVELREMCYEKAKRIYGEPIPEIVQKRLDRELNSIISNGYAVMYIIAQKLVAKSLSDGYLVGSRGSVGSSFAATMSDITEVNPLPAHYICENEDCKYSFFYEIGEWGSGVDLPDKDCPKCGRKLAKNGHDIPFEVFLGFEGDKEPDIDLNFSGNYQPTIHKYTEELFGEGYVYRAGTIGTVAEKTAFGYARKYVEENNISVPNAEVLRLSNGCTGVKRTSGQHPGGVMVIPDYKDVYDFTPIQYPANDTSCGVITTHFDYHSISGRILKLDILGHDGPTIIRMLEDITGINITEIPLDDEETMSLFTSTEALGVTPEEINCPIGCLAVPEFGTKFVRQMLLDTKPTTFAELVRISGLSHGTDVWVNNAQDLVREDIVGLKDVISTRDDIMNYLIFKGLPPKMSFTIMESVRKGKGLKPEHIEEMKKNNVPEWYIGSCKKIKYMFPKAHAVAYVMTSFRIAYCKVHYPEAFYATYFTTKVEDFDADLIVKGLDTIKSKINEIEALGNDATTKEKGMLTVLEVALEMYARGIRLLPVDIYKSDASDFIVVGEKTLLPPMAAIQGLGGNAALNIQNERKNGEFISKEDLRKRAKVSKTVIETLTNHGSLENMSDENQLSLF, encoded by the coding sequence ATGGAAAGTGTTAAGGAATATTTAGATAAATTAGAAATTAATAACAGCGGTCTTGGAAAGCAACTTAAAGAAGTTTACATAAGTAGAGTAGTTTATTTTAAAGAAAATAAAATTGTTTATTTTTACCTGACATCTAAAGATATTGTTTCACATGAACTTTTAGATAAATTTAGAGAAGAATTGATGTATAAGCTTGATTATTTTAAAGATATAAAGATGAAAATAAGATTTACTGGGTTTGAAAGAAAATCTAACAAAGATGTTATAAAAAAATATTGGAATAATATCTTGTATATATTAAAGTACCTGTGTCCATCCATTGCAGGATGGTATAAGCAAGTTGAATTTCTTTGTTTAGATGAAGAATTAAAAATAAAACTCCCAAAGGGTATATTTTATGAGAGATTAATAAAAAAAAATGTAGTTCATGTACTTAAAACTGTTCTTAGTGAAGAATTGGGATTGGATTTAGATATAACTATTGAAAAAGCTGTTGATGAAAAGGTAAATGTAGAAAGACTTATAAGAATAAATGATAGAGAAATGGAAGAAAAAATTAGAGCATTGGAAATTGGACAAATTAATAAGTGTGAAGAAAATGAAGAAGAAGGCTATGTTATTAAATCAGAAGTTGACGAAAATTTAGTCTATGGAGATAATGCAAATGCTATGATTGAAAATATATCTGGTTTAAATGCCTCTTCTGGAACAGTTGCAGTTGTTGGAGATATATTTGATGTTGAGACTAAAGAACTTAAAAATGGAAAAATACTTATGATAGCATCAATTACAGATTATACTAGTTCAATAAGTTGTAAGCTATTTTTAACAGATACCAATAAAGATGGAGTACTTGAAAATGTTAAAAAAGGAGCTTATTTAAAACTTAAAGGTGACATAGTTTATGATACATATCAAAGAGAAATTAGTATGATGATTAGTGGAATTAGACAAGAAGCTAGACCAGAGAGAAAAGATACTTCAGAAGAAAAAAGGGTGGAGCTTCATGCACATACTCAGATGTCTTCTATGGATGCTATTTGTTCTGTTAAAAAACTTGTAGAACGTGCAGCAAAATGGGGACATCCAGCGGTTGCTATAACAGACCATGGTGTTGTACAGGGATTCCCAGATGCTATGAATGCTGGTAAGGCAAACAACATAAAAATACTTTATGGAGTAGAAGGGTATTTAGTTGAAGATGATTCTCTTATTATAGAAGATGCAAATGATAAAGAACTTTCTCAGACGTTTGTTGTATTTGATATAGAGACTACTGGATTTTCTAATACAAATGATAAAATAACTGAAATTGGTGCTGTAAAAATAGAAAATTTTAAAATTGTAGATAGATTTAGTGAATTAATAAATCCTGAAAAAGATATTTCGTATAAGATACAAGAATTAACAGGAATAACTAATGAATTGATTAAAGATAAGCCAACTATTGAAGAAGTTCTTCCAAGATTTATGGAGTTTGTTGGAGATAGTGTACTAGTTGCACATAATGCGGAGTTTGATACTGGATTTATATCACAAAAGTGTAGAGAACAGGGGATAATGTATAATCACAAAAAAGTAGATACACTTATGTTAGCCAGAGTAATGCTTCCCAAGTTAAAAAGACATAGATTAAATGTTGTTGCTAAAGAGCTTGGCATACCTCTTTTAAACCACCATAGAGCAGTTGATGATGCGGAAGCAACTGCACTTATATTTAATAAATTTTTACAGATGCTTACAGAAAAAGGTGCCAAAACTTTAAGTGATGTGAATAATATTCTTGGAAAAATCGATTATACAAAGCTTAGTACAAATCATATAACTTTGATAGCAAAAAATTCTATAGGTATAAAAAACTTATATAAAATAATTTCAGATGCACATGTAAATCATTTTTTTAGAGCCCCAAGAATCCTTAGAAGTATTTTAAATGAGTATAAGGAAGGTCTCATAATTGGTTCCGCTTGTGAAGCAGGGGTTGTTTTTCAAGCTGTAAAGAAAAATGTATCTGATGAAGAAATGAAAAAAATAATAGATTTATATGATTATATAGAAGTAATGCCTATAGATAACAATAGGTTTATGATTGATAAAGGAGAAGTAAAGGATGAAGAAGAGCTGAGAGAATTAAATAGAAAATTAATTGATACAGCTAAGAGGTTTAATAAAATTCCAGTAGCTACTGGAGATGTGCATTTTTTAGATAAACATGAGGCTGTTTTAAGAAAAGTTCTAAAGTATTCTCAAGGATTTAAGGTAGATGAAGAAGAGACTTATTTACATTTTAGGACAACAGATGAAATGTTGGAGGAGTTTAGTTATCTTGGAGAAGAATTAGCATATGAAGTTGTGGTTGAAAATAGTAATTTGATTGCTGATATGGTTGAAAATATAAAACCTATACCAGATGATACATATCCACCAATTATAGAAGGTTCAGATGTAGAATTAAGGGAAATGTGCTATGAAAAAGCTAAACGGATTTATGGAGAGCCAATACCAGAAATAGTTCAAAAGAGATTGGATAGAGAATTAAATTCAATAATAAGTAATGGATATGCAGTTATGTATATTATAGCTCAAAAACTAGTTGCAAAATCTCTTTCAGATGGGTATTTGGTTGGTTCAAGAGGTTCTGTTGGTTCATCATTTGCAGCTACTATGAGTGATATAACAGAAGTTAATCCTCTACCAGCTCACTATATTTGTGAAAATGAAGATTGTAAATATTCCTTTTTTTATGAAATAGGTGAATGGGGGTCAGGTGTTGACTTGCCAGATAAGGATTGTCCAAAATGTGGAAGAAAACTTGCTAAAAATGGTCATGACATTCCGTTTGAGGTTTTCTTAGGTTTTGAAGGAGATAAAGAACCAGATATAGACCTAAATTTCTCAGGAAATTATCAGCCAACAATCCACAAATACACCGAAGAATTATTTGGAGAGGGATATGTATATAGAGCAGGAACTATAGGTACAGTAGCAGAAAAAACAGCTTTTGGATATGCAAGAAAATATGTAGAAGAAAATAATATAAGTGTACCAAATGCGGAGGTTCTTAGACTTTCAAATGGGTGTACTGGCGTAAAAAGAACCTCAGGACAGCATCCTGGTGGAGTTATGGTTATACCAGACTATAAAGATGTATATGATTTTACACCTATACAATATCCAGCAAATGATACTTCTTGTGGCGTTATAACTACTCACTTTGATTATCATTCAATAAGTGGTAGGATACTTAAACTTGATATACTTGGACACGACGGTCCTACTATCATAAGAATGCTTGAAGATATTACTGGAATAAATATAACTGAAATTCCTCTAGATGATGAAGAGACTATGTCTTTATTTACATCTACAGAAGCGTTAGGAGTTACACCAGAAGAGATAAATTGTCCTATAGGATGTCTTGCTGTACCTGAATTTGGAACTAAGTTTGTACGACAAATGCTCCTTGATACAAAACCTACTACGTTTGCAGAGCTCGTACGTATATCTGGTCTTTCTCATGGTACAGATGTTTGGGTAAATAACGCACAAGATTTAGTTAGAGAAGATATAGTGGGATTAAAAGATGTTATATCTACACGAGATGACATAATGAACTACTTAATATTTAAAGGCTTACCTCCTAAGATGAGTTTTACAATAATGGAGAGTGTAAGAAAAGGGAAAGGTTTAAAACCAGAACATATTGAAGAAATGAAGAAAAATAATGTTCCAGAATGGTATATAGGTTCGTGTAAAAAGATTAAATATATGTTCCCTAAAGCACATGCTGTTGCTTATGTTATGACCTCATTTAGAATTGCATATTGTAAAGTACATTACCCAGAAGCCTTTTATGCAACTTACTTTACTACAAAGGTGGAAGATTTTGATGCAGATTTAATTGTTAAAGGTTTGGATACTATAAAATCAAAAATAAATGAGATTGAAGCATTGGGAAATGATGCAACTACAAAGGAAAAAGGTATGTTGACCGTATTAGAAGTTGCACTTGAAATGTATGCAAGGGGGATAAGGCTGTTACCAGTTGATATATATAAATCGGATGCAAGTGACTTTATAGTTGTTGGAGAAAAAACATTACTTCCACCAATGGCAGCAATACAAGGTCTTGGAGGAAATGCAGCTTTAAATATTCAAAATGAAAGAAAAAATGGTGAGTTTATATCAAAAGAAGATTTAAGAAAGAGAGCAAAAGTATCAAAAACAGTAATAGAAACACTTACTAATCATGGCTCACTTGAAAATATGAGTGATGAAAACCAATTGTCACTGTTTTAG
- a CDS encoding YlxR family protein → MALKKVKKVPQRKCIACQDRDSKKELIRIVKNKEGKIFLDPTGRANGRGAYVCKSSECLKKAIKSKALNKAFKIDVPDEVYDNLLMELEEYEK, encoded by the coding sequence ATGGCTTTGAAAAAAGTAAAAAAAGTGCCTCAAAGAAAATGCATAGCGTGTCAAGATAGAGACTCTAAAAAAGAGCTTATAAGAATAGTTAAAAATAAAGAAGGAAAAATATTTTTAGACCCAACAGGAAGAGCTAATGGAAGAGGAGCATATGTGTGCAAAAGCTCTGAATGTCTAAAAAAAGCTATAAAAAGCAAAGCATTAAATAAAGCTTTTAAAATTGATGTTCCTGATGAAGTCTATGATAATCTACTTATGGAGTTAGAAGAATATGAAAAATAA
- a CDS encoding SH3 domain-containing protein has protein sequence MKKKAALATLAVLPLTMVNAHADGEIGIVTINYLNVRNEPTAESSISFVAKKDDKVLIKDSSNGWYKIKAESGQEGWASSKYIAKSNGDFLRTSTNKEKQVTSNSLNMRNGAGTSYRVITVLKKGQKVEVISESNGWSKIKYDGRLGYVSSSYLGDVSSSTNKSKTKQVNTTSLNVRSGPNTSYGVLGKLQKGSKVEVISESNGWSKIKYNGKDGYVSSMYLSDAGQSDTNNSSQDTDKKNTNKFVNTASLNVRSGPGSTYSKLGKVYKGSKVTVMSESSGWAKINFNNKEAFVVGNYLADSTDTSDDNTNNNNSNNNSNNNGNNDSTTSGQVNGMANISGAKIDYKSLNYTLASHVSKQVEKATAGGNVIAPGNRKSTPSPEFSTFSAQRTSSFVNASSSDIEYYLNPKNFTNTTKGMMQFLKINSYRSGISESSLNSYLNGLSSSVFKNQGAAFINAAKKYNIDVVYLVSHAMWETAYGKSTLAQGQTLTSYKGQALSKPVKVYNFFGIGAIDKSANVSGAEAAYSNGWTSIEATIDGSAKWISQNYVNSSKYNQNTIYKMKWNYDYTWHQYATDVNWANGISGIMENLIGLYSGGSSLVFEVPQYK, from the coding sequence GTGAAGAAAAAAGCAGCTTTAGCAACATTAGCTGTATTGCCATTAACTATGGTAAATGCACATGCTGATGGAGAAATAGGTATAGTGACTATAAATTATTTAAATGTAAGAAATGAACCAACTGCCGAAAGTAGTATATCTTTTGTTGCTAAAAAAGATGATAAAGTTTTAATAAAAGACTCTTCTAATGGATGGTATAAAATAAAAGCTGAATCTGGACAAGAAGGTTGGGCTTCATCAAAATATATAGCAAAATCTAATGGTGACTTTTTAAGAACATCTACAAATAAAGAAAAACAGGTTACCTCAAATAGTTTAAATATGAGAAATGGAGCAGGAACAAGCTATAGAGTTATAACTGTATTAAAAAAGGGACAAAAAGTAGAAGTAATATCAGAAAGCAATGGCTGGTCAAAAATCAAATATGATGGAAGACTAGGCTATGTATCTAGTTCTTATCTAGGAGATGTATCAAGTTCAACTAATAAATCAAAAACTAAGCAGGTAAATACAACTTCACTAAATGTAAGAAGTGGTCCAAATACAAGCTATGGTGTATTAGGTAAGTTACAAAAAGGAAGTAAGGTAGAAGTAATATCAGAATCTAATGGATGGTCAAAAATAAAGTATAATGGAAAAGATGGATATGTATCTAGTATGTATTTATCAGATGCAGGTCAGAGTGATACAAATAATTCTAGCCAAGATACTGATAAAAAAAATACTAATAAATTTGTAAATACAGCCTCTTTAAATGTAAGAAGTGGTCCAGGCTCTACATATAGTAAATTAGGAAAAGTCTATAAGGGAAGCAAAGTAACTGTAATGTCAGAAAGTAGTGGATGGGCTAAAATTAATTTTAACAATAAAGAAGCATTTGTTGTGGGGAATTATCTAGCTGATTCGACAGATACATCAGATGATAATACAAATAATAATAACTCAAATAACAATTCCAATAATAATGGAAATAATGATTCTACAACGTCAGGACAAGTAAATGGTATGGCAAATATAAGTGGAGCTAAGATTGATTACAAATCTTTAAACTATACACTAGCTTCTCATGTAAGTAAACAAGTTGAGAAAGCAACAGCAGGAGGGAATGTAATAGCTCCAGGTAATAGAAAAAGTACCCCAAGTCCTGAATTTAGTACATTTTCAGCACAAAGAACAAGTTCATTTGTAAATGCTAGTTCAAGTGACATAGAATATTATTTAAATCCTAAAAACTTTACAAATACTACAAAAGGTATGATGCAATTCTTAAAAATTAATAGCTATAGAAGTGGTATATCAGAGTCAAGCTTAAATTCATACCTTAATGGATTATCTTCTAGTGTATTTAAGAATCAAGGAGCTGCATTTATAAACGCTGCTAAGAAGTATAATATAGATGTAGTATATCTAGTATCTCATGCTATGTGGGAAACTGCTTATGGTAAATCTACACTTGCACAAGGTCAGACATTGACTTCTTATAAAGGCCAAGCTCTTAGCAAACCAGTTAAAGTGTATAATTTTTTTGGAATAGGAGCAATAGATAAAAGTGCCAATGTTTCAGGAGCAGAGGCAGCATATTCTAATGGATGGACTAGTATTGAAGCTACGATAGATGGTTCTGCAAAATGGATATCTCAAAACTATGTAAATAGTTCTAAGTATAATCAAAATACTATTTACAAGATGAAGTGGAATTATGATTATACATGGCACCAATATGCAACTGATGTAAATTGGGCTAATGGAATTTCTGGAATTATGGAAAATTTAATTGGCCTTTATAGTGGTGGAAGTAGTTTAGTCTTTGAGGTACCACAATATAAGTAA